One genomic window of Polyangium aurulentum includes the following:
- a CDS encoding bifunctional acetate--CoA ligase family protein/GNAT family N-acetyltransferase: protein MNPTDRAPILTEPAHDILGVSGSLDPFFTPRSVAVIGATETPGSVGRTVLRNLVGNPFGGTVYPVNPKRRSVLGIRSYPVVADIPEPVDLAVVVTPAPTVPGVVKQCVEAGVRAAIIISAGFKELGPEGAELERQVLAEARRGRMRLIGPNCLGVMNPSAGLNATFAAGIARPGNVAFLSQSGALLTAILDWSQRELVGFSAIVSVGSMLDVGWGDLIDHLGTDPRTKAILIYMEAIGDARAFLSAAREVALTKPIIVIKAGRTEAAAKAAMSHTGSLAGSDEALEAAFRRCGVLRVERIADLFHMAEVLAKQPRPRGPRLAIVTNAGGPGVLATDALLAGGGALAPLAPDTIAALDAILPPHWSHGNPIDVLGDAGPDRYARALEVAARDPNSDGLLVILTPQDMTDPTRTAQALEAYGNGRDRPVLASWMGGPSVQAGEAILNGAGVPTFAYPDAAVRAFNYMWRYSDNLRLLYETPALPIENPEARAGRARVEAVVSAARAEGRTLLTEAESKEVLLAYGVPTIETRVAATEDEAVLAAQQIGYTVVLKLHSRTITHKTDVGGVKLDLSNEEVVRRAYRNIQASVERMAGPGHFQGVTVQPMIPREGYELILGSSVDPQLGPVLLFGSGGQLVEVYRDRSLAIPPLTTTLARRLMERTRIYRALEGIRGRGPVDRAALEQLLVHFGNLVIEQPWIREIDINPLFVSETRILALDARVVLFDPATRAEDLPRPAIRPYPSQYVTTWAMREGTEVVLRPIRPEDEPLLVQFHETLSERSVALRYLQLMRLDRRVEHERLIRVCHSDYDRDLALVVDRRDPETGKHEILGVGRLARTPGANEAEFALLISDRWQGKGLGSELLRRLLSIAREERIARVVGSISTENHEMQRICERLGFRLKREMGESLVDAVIDLRE, encoded by the coding sequence GTGAATCCCACGGATCGCGCGCCCATTCTCACCGAGCCGGCTCATGACATCCTGGGAGTGTCGGGCTCGCTCGATCCCTTCTTCACGCCGCGGAGCGTGGCGGTCATTGGCGCCACGGAGACGCCGGGCAGCGTCGGCCGCACGGTGCTGCGGAACCTCGTGGGCAACCCCTTCGGCGGCACGGTTTATCCCGTCAACCCGAAGCGCCGGAGCGTCCTCGGCATTCGCTCGTATCCCGTCGTCGCGGACATCCCCGAGCCGGTGGACCTCGCGGTGGTCGTCACCCCGGCCCCGACCGTTCCCGGCGTGGTGAAGCAATGCGTAGAGGCCGGCGTGCGGGCCGCGATCATCATCTCGGCAGGATTCAAGGAGCTCGGGCCGGAAGGGGCCGAGCTCGAGCGGCAGGTGCTCGCCGAGGCGCGGCGGGGCAGGATGCGCCTCATCGGGCCCAATTGCCTCGGCGTGATGAATCCGAGCGCCGGCCTGAACGCCACCTTCGCGGCCGGGATCGCTCGCCCGGGCAATGTGGCGTTCTTGAGCCAGAGCGGCGCGCTCCTCACCGCCATTCTCGACTGGAGCCAGCGCGAGCTGGTCGGCTTCAGCGCGATCGTGTCCGTCGGCTCGATGCTCGACGTCGGCTGGGGCGATCTCATCGATCACCTCGGCACCGATCCGCGCACGAAAGCCATTCTCATCTACATGGAGGCCATCGGCGACGCGCGCGCCTTCCTCTCCGCGGCGCGGGAGGTGGCGCTGACGAAGCCGATCATCGTCATCAAAGCCGGGCGGACCGAGGCGGCCGCGAAGGCCGCCATGTCGCACACGGGCTCGCTCGCCGGCAGCGACGAGGCGCTCGAAGCCGCATTTCGGCGCTGCGGCGTCTTGCGGGTCGAGCGCATCGCCGACCTGTTCCACATGGCCGAAGTCCTGGCCAAGCAGCCCAGGCCGCGCGGCCCGCGCCTCGCGATCGTGACCAATGCGGGAGGGCCGGGCGTGCTCGCCACCGACGCGCTGCTCGCAGGCGGCGGCGCCCTCGCCCCGCTCGCGCCGGACACCATTGCCGCGCTGGACGCGATCCTGCCCCCGCACTGGAGCCACGGAAACCCCATCGACGTGCTCGGCGACGCCGGTCCCGATCGGTACGCCCGGGCGCTCGAAGTTGCGGCGCGCGACCCGAACAGCGACGGCCTGCTCGTCATTCTCACCCCGCAGGACATGACGGATCCGACCCGGACTGCGCAGGCGCTCGAGGCCTATGGCAATGGCAGAGACAGGCCGGTCCTCGCGAGCTGGATGGGAGGGCCCTCGGTGCAGGCGGGCGAGGCGATCTTGAATGGAGCCGGCGTGCCGACCTTCGCGTATCCGGACGCCGCGGTGCGGGCCTTCAATTACATGTGGCGCTACAGCGACAACCTGCGCCTGCTCTACGAGACGCCCGCGCTGCCGATCGAGAACCCCGAGGCGCGCGCCGGGCGGGCCCGCGTGGAGGCCGTCGTGAGCGCCGCGCGGGCGGAGGGCCGCACGCTCCTCACCGAGGCCGAGTCGAAAGAGGTGCTCTTGGCCTATGGCGTCCCGACCATCGAGACGCGCGTGGCCGCCACCGAGGACGAGGCCGTGCTCGCGGCGCAACAGATTGGCTACACGGTGGTGCTCAAGCTGCACTCGCGCACGATCACGCACAAGACCGACGTCGGCGGGGTGAAGCTCGATCTGAGCAACGAGGAGGTGGTGCGCCGGGCATATCGCAATATCCAGGCGTCCGTCGAGCGCATGGCCGGCCCCGGGCATTTCCAGGGCGTGACCGTGCAGCCGATGATCCCTCGCGAGGGCTACGAGCTCATCCTCGGCAGCTCGGTCGACCCGCAGCTCGGCCCGGTGCTGCTCTTTGGCTCGGGCGGGCAGCTCGTCGAGGTTTACCGCGACAGGTCGCTCGCGATCCCGCCCCTCACCACGACCCTCGCGCGGCGGTTGATGGAGCGCACGCGGATTTACCGCGCCCTCGAGGGGATTCGCGGGCGCGGGCCGGTCGACCGCGCGGCGCTCGAGCAATTGCTCGTCCACTTCGGTAACCTCGTCATCGAGCAGCCGTGGATCCGGGAGATCGACATCAACCCGCTCTTCGTCTCCGAGACGCGCATTCTCGCGCTCGACGCGCGGGTGGTCCTCTTCGATCCGGCGACGCGCGCCGAGGACCTGCCCCGGCCCGCCATTCGCCCTTATCCGAGCCAGTACGTGACCACCTGGGCAATGCGCGAAGGCACGGAGGTCGTCCTTCGGCCGATTCGCCCGGAGGACGAGCCGCTCCTCGTGCAATTCCACGAGACGCTCTCCGAGCGCAGCGTCGCGCTTCGCTATCTACAGCTCATGCGGCTGGACAGGCGTGTCGAGCACGAGCGGCTGATCCGGGTTTGCCACAGCGACTACGACCGCGATCTGGCCCTCGTGGTCGACCGCCGCGACCCGGAGACGGGCAAGCACGAGATCCTCGGGGTCGGCAGGCTCGCGAGGACGCCGGGCGCGAACGAGGCGGAGTTCGCGCTCTTGATAAGCGATCGCTGGCAGGGCAAAGGGCTCGGCAGCGAGCTGCTCCGGCGGCTGCTCTCCATCGCGCGTGAGGAGCGCATCGCCCGCGTGGTGGGGAGCATCTCGACCGAGAATCACGAGATGCAGCGGATCTGCGAGCGCCTCGGCTTCCGGTTGAAGCGGGAGATGGGCGAGTCGCTCGTGGACGCGGTCATCGACCTGCGCGAATGA